A region from the Micrococcus cohnii genome encodes:
- the bioD gene encoding ATP-dependent dethiobiotin synthetase BioD — MSARIQVITGTDTDVGKTWATAASAAQALAAGERVHVDKPAQTGVQPGEDGDVDVVRGLVADAVRAGRLAGEVCERLTVSEGARLGPAMAPVDAVAQSAEAGERAPALPALREQLDRWVGLASDTDLLLIEGAGGITVDWTSQGEGPVDAVLALRRAGYAAELVVVARPGLGTQNHTRLTVEHAAGRGVVPGRIVVSGVAEEPDAVERANLRFLARLAEAHGARFETVPWGGTAMRRG; from the coding sequence ATGAGCGCGCGGATCCAGGTGATCACCGGCACGGACACGGACGTCGGCAAGACGTGGGCCACGGCCGCGTCCGCCGCCCAGGCGCTGGCGGCGGGGGAGCGGGTGCACGTGGACAAGCCCGCGCAGACGGGGGTGCAGCCCGGTGAGGACGGGGACGTCGACGTCGTGCGTGGACTCGTGGCGGACGCGGTGCGGGCCGGCCGGCTGGCGGGGGAGGTCTGCGAGAGGCTGACCGTCTCCGAGGGGGCGCGGCTCGGGCCGGCCATGGCCCCCGTGGACGCGGTCGCGCAGAGCGCCGAGGCGGGAGAGCGGGCCCCGGCCCTGCCGGCCCTGCGCGAGCAGCTCGACCGGTGGGTGGGCTTGGCCTCGGACACGGACCTGCTGCTGATCGAGGGGGCCGGCGGCATCACGGTGGACTGGACGTCCCAGGGCGAGGGGCCCGTGGACGCGGTGCTCGCCCTGCGGCGGGCGGGGTACGCGGCGGAGCTGGTCGTCGTCGCCCGTCCCGGGCTGGGCACCCAGAACCACACGCGCCTGACGGTCGAGCACGCGGCGGGGCGCGGCGTCGTCCCCGGGCGGATCGTGGTGAGTGGTGTGGCGGAGGAGCCGGATGCCGTTGAGCGGGCGAATCTGAGGTTCCTGGCGCGGCTGGCCGAGGCGCACGGGGCGCGGTTCGAGACGGTGCCGTGGGGTGGGACGGCGATGCGGCGCGGGTGA